Below is a genomic region from Candidatus Binatia bacterium.
GGCCCGCATCACGACGATGAGGTACTTGAGGCAGACGATGACGATCAGCGACCAGATCACCGCGCTCAGAACGCCGAGCACGGTGGAACGGGTCGGACTGAGCGCATGCTCGCCGTGAAAGCACTCGCGCAAGGCATAGAGCGGGCTCGTGCCGATGTCCCCATAGACGATTCCCAAGGCACCGAGCGCCAGTCCGAGACCCCGG
It encodes:
- a CDS encoding KUP/HAK/KT family potassium transporter, with the protein product MSSESSPRRGLGLALGALGIVYGDIGTSPLYALRECFHGEHALSPTRSTVLGVLSAVIWSLIVIVCLKYLIVVMRA